A stretch of Pseudomonas sp. LRP2-20 DNA encodes these proteins:
- the uvrA gene encoding excinuclease ABC subunit UvrA, whose amino-acid sequence MDKILIRGARTHNLKNIDLTLPRDKLIVITGLSGSGKSSLAFDTLYAEGQRRYVESLSAYARQFLSMMEKPDVDTIEGLSPAISIEQKSTSHNPRSTVGTITEIYDYLRLLYARVGTPRCPDHDIPLEAQTISQMVDLVLERPEGSKLMLLAPVVRERKGEHLAVFDELRAQGFVRARVNGKLYELDELPKLDKQKKHSIDVVVDRFKVRADLQQRLAESFETALKLADGIALVAPMDEEPGEEMIFSARFACPVCGHAISELEPKLFSFNNPAGACPTCDGLGVKQFFDTKRLVNSELTLAEGAIRGWDRRNVYYFQMLGSLAAHYGFSLEEPFGELSAEHQKVILQGSGKQSVDFKYLNDRGDIVKRSHPFEGIVPNLERRYRETESATVREELAKFLGTQPCPDCRGTRLRREARHVWVGEKTLPAVTNLPIGEASHYFGELTLTGRRGEIAAKILKEICERLQFLVNVGLDYLTLDRSADTLSGGEAQRIRLASQIGAGLVGVMYILDEPSIGLHQRDNDRLLATLNHLRDLGNTVIVVEHDEDAIRLADYVVDIGPGAGVHGGQIVAEGTPQEVMDHPDSLTGKYLSGRKKIVVPAQRTPRNKKLQLKLKGARGNNLQNVDLEVPIGLLTCVTGVSGSGKSTLINNTLFPLAATALNGATSLEAAPHSSMDGLQHLDKVVDIDQSPIGRTPRSNPATYTGIFTPIRELFSGVPESRSRGYGPGRFSFNVKGGRCEACQGDGLIKVEMHFLPDIYVPCDVCKSKRYNRETLEIKYKGKNIHEVLEMTIEDAREFFDAVPALARKLQTLMDVGLSYIKLGQSATTLSGGEAQRVKLSRELSKRDTGKTLYILDEPTTGLHFADIQQLLDVLHRLRDHGNTVVVIEHNLDVIKTADWLVDLGPEGGSKGGQIIACGTPEELSKMKQSYTGHYLKPLLERDRA is encoded by the coding sequence GTGGACAAGATCCTGATTCGTGGGGCGCGTACCCACAACCTGAAGAACATCGACCTGACCCTGCCGCGGGACAAGCTGATCGTGATCACCGGCCTGTCCGGATCCGGCAAGTCGTCCCTGGCGTTCGACACCCTCTATGCCGAAGGCCAGCGCCGTTACGTGGAGTCGCTGTCGGCCTATGCCCGGCAGTTTCTGTCGATGATGGAAAAGCCCGATGTCGACACCATCGAAGGCCTTTCGCCGGCCATTTCCATCGAACAGAAGTCAACCTCGCACAACCCGCGCTCCACGGTCGGCACCATCACCGAGATCTACGACTACCTGCGCCTGCTGTATGCCCGCGTCGGAACGCCGCGCTGCCCGGACCACGACATTCCGCTGGAAGCGCAAACGATCAGCCAGATGGTCGACCTGGTGCTGGAGCGCCCGGAAGGCAGCAAGCTGATGCTGCTGGCGCCGGTAGTGCGCGAGCGCAAGGGCGAGCACCTGGCGGTGTTCGACGAGCTGCGCGCCCAGGGCTTCGTCCGTGCACGGGTCAACGGCAAGCTCTATGAGCTCGACGAACTGCCCAAGCTGGACAAGCAGAAGAAACACAGCATCGACGTGGTGGTGGACCGTTTCAAGGTCCGTGCCGACCTCCAGCAGCGCCTGGCCGAGTCATTCGAGACCGCACTGAAGCTGGCCGACGGCATCGCCCTGGTGGCGCCCATGGACGAAGAACCCGGCGAAGAGATGATCTTCTCCGCTCGCTTCGCCTGCCCGGTGTGCGGCCATGCGATCAGCGAGCTGGAGCCGAAGCTGTTCTCCTTCAACAACCCGGCTGGTGCCTGCCCGACCTGCGACGGCCTGGGAGTGAAGCAGTTCTTCGACACCAAGCGCCTGGTCAACAGCGAGCTGACCTTGGCCGAAGGCGCGATTCGCGGCTGGGACCGGCGCAATGTGTACTACTTCCAGATGCTCGGCTCGCTGGCCGCGCATTACGGCTTCAGCCTGGAGGAGCCGTTCGGCGAACTGTCGGCCGAGCATCAGAAAGTCATCCTCCAGGGCAGCGGCAAGCAGAGCGTCGACTTCAAGTACCTCAACGACCGCGGCGACATCGTCAAGCGCTCGCACCCGTTCGAAGGCATCGTGCCGAACCTGGAGCGCCGCTACCGCGAGACCGAATCGGCTACCGTGCGTGAAGAGCTGGCCAAGTTCCTCGGCACCCAGCCCTGCCCGGATTGCCGCGGCACCCGCCTGCGCCGCGAGGCGCGCCATGTATGGGTTGGCGAGAAGACCCTGCCGGCGGTGACCAACCTGCCGATCGGCGAAGCCAGCCACTACTTCGGCGAACTGACCCTGACCGGCCGCCGTGGCGAGATCGCGGCAAAGATCCTCAAGGAAATCTGCGAGCGCCTGCAGTTCCTGGTCAATGTGGGCCTGGACTACCTGACCCTGGACCGCAGCGCCGATACGCTGTCGGGTGGCGAAGCCCAGCGTATTCGCCTGGCCAGCCAGATCGGCGCCGGCCTGGTCGGGGTGATGTATATCCTCGATGAACCGTCCATCGGTCTTCATCAACGCGACAACGACCGCCTGCTGGCCACCCTCAACCACCTGCGCGACCTGGGCAACACCGTGATCGTGGTGGAACACGACGAGGACGCCATTCGCCTCGCCGACTACGTGGTCGACATCGGCCCGGGTGCCGGGGTGCACGGTGGCCAGATCGTCGCCGAGGGTACGCCGCAGGAGGTCATGGACCACCCTGACTCATTGACCGGCAAGTACCTGTCCGGGCGCAAGAAGATCGTCGTGCCGGCCCAGCGCACCCCGCGCAACAAGAAGTTGCAGCTCAAGCTCAAGGGCGCGCGTGGCAACAACCTGCAGAACGTCGACCTGGAAGTGCCGATCGGCCTGCTGACCTGTGTGACCGGCGTGTCCGGCTCGGGCAAGTCGACGCTGATCAACAATACCCTGTTCCCCCTCGCCGCCACCGCCCTCAATGGTGCGACCAGCCTGGAAGCCGCGCCGCACAGCAGCATGGACGGCCTGCAGCACCTGGACAAGGTGGTGGACATCGACCAGAGCCCGATCGGCCGTACACCGCGCTCGAACCCGGCGACCTACACCGGCATCTTCACGCCGATCCGCGAGCTGTTCTCCGGCGTGCCGGAATCGCGCTCGCGCGGCTACGGCCCGGGGCGTTTTTCGTTCAACGTCAAGGGTGGCCGTTGCGAGGCCTGCCAGGGCGATGGCTTGATCAAGGTGGAGATGCACTTCCTGCCGGATATCTACGTGCCCTGCGACGTGTGCAAGAGCAAGCGCTACAACCGCGAAACCCTGGAGATCAAGTACAAGGGCAAGAACATCCACGAGGTGCTGGAAATGACCATCGAGGATGCCCGCGAGTTCTTCGATGCGGTGCCGGCGCTGGCGCGCAAGCTGCAGACGTTGATGGACGTGGGCCTGTCGTACATCAAGCTGGGCCAGTCGGCGACCACCTTGTCCGGTGGCGAGGCGCAACGGGTGAAGCTGTCGCGTGAGTTGTCCAAGCGTGATACCGGCAAGACCTTGTACATTCTCGATGAGCCAACCACCGGCCTGCACTTTGCCGACATCCAGCAGTTGCTGGATGTACTGCATCGCCTGCGCGACCACGGCAACACCGTCGTGGTGATCGAACACAACCTGGATGTGATCAAGACTGCAGACTGGCTGGTGGACCTGGGCCCGGAGGGTGGTTCCAAGGGTGGGCAGATCATCGCCTGCGGTACCCCGGAAGAACTCAGCAAGATGAAACAGTCGTATACCGGGCACTACCTCAAGCCACTGCTGGAGCGTGACCGGGCCTGA
- a CDS encoding catalase gives MSKILTTASGAPVADNQNSRSAGPRGPLLLDDFHLIEKLAHFNRENIPERRVHAKGSGAYGTFTVTRDITSYTSAKLFEQIGKQTETFLRFSTVGGERGSADTERDPRGFAVKFYTEEGNWDIVGNNTPVFFIRDPLKFPDFIHTQKRHPQTNLKNAQMMWDFWSHSPEALHQVTILFSDRGIPDGYRHMHGFGSHTYSLINAQGQRTWVKWHFKTQQGIKNLAPADAARLAGTDPDYAQRDLFEAIERGDFPRWTVCIQAMSEAEAASRDENPFDVTKTWSQKDFPLIEVGVLELNRNPLNYFAEVEQATFGPSNMVPGVGLSPDRMLQGRVFAYADAHRYRVGTNHQQLPVNAPRSPVNSYQRDGSMAMGSYGSAPNYEPNSYSDAPKQSPRHAEPALALSGAADRHDHREDNDYYSHAGALFRLMSDEQKALLISNIAGTMAGVSQDVIQRQLQYFFKADPAYGEGIAKALGVNLA, from the coding sequence ATGAGCAAGATTCTCACCACCGCCAGCGGTGCACCTGTAGCCGACAACCAGAATTCCCGCTCCGCCGGCCCACGCGGCCCGCTGCTGCTCGATGACTTCCACCTGATCGAGAAGCTCGCCCACTTCAATCGCGAGAACATCCCTGAGCGCCGGGTTCACGCCAAGGGTTCGGGTGCCTACGGCACATTCACCGTTACCCGCGACATCACCTCATATACCAGCGCCAAGCTGTTCGAGCAGATCGGCAAGCAGACCGAGACGTTCTTGCGATTCTCGACAGTCGGCGGCGAGCGCGGCTCAGCGGATACCGAGCGCGATCCACGTGGCTTTGCGGTGAAGTTCTACACCGAGGAAGGCAACTGGGACATCGTTGGCAACAATACGCCCGTGTTCTTCATCCGTGACCCGCTCAAGTTCCCGGATTTTATCCACACCCAGAAGCGCCACCCGCAAACCAACCTGAAGAACGCCCAGATGATGTGGGACTTCTGGTCGCACTCGCCCGAGGCCCTGCACCAGGTCACCATCCTGTTCTCCGACCGTGGTATCCCGGACGGTTACCGGCACATGCACGGCTTCGGTAGCCACACCTACAGCCTGATCAATGCCCAAGGCCAGCGCACCTGGGTCAAATGGCACTTCAAGACCCAACAAGGCATCAAGAACCTCGCCCCGGCCGATGCAGCACGGCTGGCCGGTACCGACCCGGATTACGCCCAGCGTGACCTGTTCGAGGCCATCGAGCGTGGTGATTTCCCGCGCTGGACCGTGTGCATCCAGGCGATGAGTGAGGCCGAGGCGGCCAGCCGCGACGAGAACCCGTTCGACGTGACCAAGACCTGGTCGCAGAAAGACTTCCCGCTGATCGAAGTCGGCGTACTGGAACTCAACCGCAACCCGCTCAACTACTTCGCCGAAGTGGAACAGGCGACGTTCGGCCCGAGCAACATGGTCCCGGGTGTCGGCCTGTCGCCTGACCGCATGCTGCAGGGCCGCGTATTCGCTTACGCCGATGCGCACCGCTACCGTGTGGGTACCAATCACCAGCAACTGCCGGTGAACGCCCCGCGCAGTCCGGTTAACAGCTACCAGCGTGACGGTTCAATGGCCATGGGTAGCTACGGCAGCGCGCCGAACTATGAGCCCAACAGCTACAGCGATGCGCCGAAGCAGTCGCCACGCCACGCGGAACCTGCACTGGCCCTGAGCGGCGCCGCAGATCGCCACGATCACCGCGAGGACAATGACTATTACAGCCACGCCGGTGCGCTGTTCCGCCTGATGAGCGATGAACAGAAGGCACTGTTGATCAGCAACATCGCCGGCACCATGGCCGGTGTCAGCCAGGACGTGATTCAGCGCCAGTTGCAGTACTTCTTCAAGGCCGACCCGGCCTACGGCGAAGGCATCGCCAAAGCGTTGGGCGTGAATCTCGCCTAA
- a CDS encoding single-stranded DNA-binding protein, with protein sequence MARGVNKVILVGTCGQDPEVRYLPNGNAVTNLSLATSEQWTDKQSGQKVERTEWHRVSLFGKVAEIAGEYLRKGSQCYIEGKLQTREWEKDGIKRYTTEIIVDINGTMQLLGGRPQGQQGGGDQYNQGGGNYGGGQQQQYNQAPPRQQAQRPQQQQRPAPQQPAPQPAADFDSFDDDIPF encoded by the coding sequence ATGGCCCGTGGGGTTAACAAAGTCATTCTGGTCGGCACCTGTGGCCAGGATCCCGAAGTCCGCTACCTGCCCAACGGTAACGCCGTGACCAACCTGAGCCTGGCCACCAGCGAGCAGTGGACCGACAAGCAGTCGGGCCAGAAGGTCGAGCGTACCGAGTGGCACCGTGTGTCGCTGTTCGGCAAGGTTGCCGAAATCGCCGGCGAGTACCTGCGCAAGGGTTCGCAGTGCTACATCGAGGGCAAGCTGCAGACCCGCGAGTGGGAAAAGGACGGCATCAAGCGTTACACCACCGAGATCATCGTCGACATCAACGGCACCATGCAGCTGCTCGGCGGCCGCCCGCAGGGCCAGCAAGGCGGCGGCGACCAGTACAACCAGGGTGGCGGCAACTACGGTGGCGGCCAGCAGCAACAGTACAACCAGGCTCCGCCACGCCAGCAGGCCCAGCGCCCGCAGCAGCAACAGCGCCCGGCGCCGCAGCAGCCTGCGCCGCAGCCGGCGGCTGACTTTGACAGCTTTGATGACGATATTCCGTTCTGA
- the fdnG gene encoding formate dehydrogenase-N subunit alpha has product MDLNRRQFFKVAAVGLGGSSLAALGMAPTPAFAEQVRHFKLAHTKETRNTCPYCSVGCGLIMYSQGDAGKNVKQNIIHIEGDADHPVNRGTLCPKGAGLLDFIHSPSRLKYPEMRKPGSNEWVRVSWDEALDRVADLMKKDRDANFIEKNAQGQTVNRWLTTGFLAASAASSEAGYLTHKVVRATGMLGFDNQARVUHGPTVASLAPTYGRGAMTNHWSDIANANLVLVMGGNAAEAHPCGFKWVTEAKAHNQARLIVVDPRFTRTASVADFYAPIRTGTDIAFMGGLINYLLSNDKIQHEYVRNYTDVSFIVKENYGFEDGLFSGYDEAKRVYADKSGWGYELGEDGFAKVDPTLQHPRCVFQLMKQHYSRYTPELASMTCGMPQDAMMKVWEEIATCSVPGKTMTILYALGWTQHSIGAQIIRSAAMVQLLLGNVGMPGGGVNALRGHSNIQGLTDLGLLSNSLPGYLTLAGDAEQDYAAYIDKRASKPLRPGQLSYWQNYGKFHVSLMKAWYGPNATAENNWGYDWLPKLDVPAYDVLRMFEMMGQGKVNGYMCQGFNPIAALPDKNRVTAALGKLKWLVIMDPLATETSEFWRNAGPFNDVDTANIQTEVIRLPTTCFAEEDGSLVNSSRWLQWHWKGADGPGETRTDVQIMSELFIRLRKRYQAEGGAYPDAMMNIHWPYKIPEEPSPEELAKEMNGWAVTDLTDATGATLKAGQQLSGFGQLKDDGSTASGCWIFAGCWTEQGNQMARRDNSDPYGMHQVQNWAWAWPANRRILYNRASSDPQGKPWDPEKKRLVWWNGKAWTGTDVPDFKVDSPPEAGMNPFIMNPEGVARFFAIDKMAEGPFPEHYEPFETPIGINPLHPQNKKATSNPAGRIFDSVWDTLGKHDEFPYAATTYRLTEHFHFWSKHCRLNAIAQPEQFVEIGEVLANEKGIKAGDRVRVSSKRGHIDAVAVVTKRIRPLQVNNQTVHQIGIPLHWGFTGTTRHGYLTNTLVPFLGDGNTQTPESKSFLVKVEKL; this is encoded by the coding sequence ATGGATCTCAACCGTCGGCAGTTCTTCAAGGTCGCCGCCGTCGGCCTTGGAGGTTCGAGCCTGGCGGCGTTGGGCATGGCCCCGACGCCGGCCTTCGCCGAGCAGGTGCGTCACTTCAAGCTGGCGCACACCAAAGAAACCCGCAACACCTGCCCCTACTGCTCGGTCGGCTGCGGCCTGATCATGTACAGCCAGGGTGATGCGGGCAAAAACGTCAAACAGAACATCATCCACATCGAAGGCGACGCCGATCACCCGGTCAACCGCGGCACCCTGTGCCCGAAAGGTGCCGGCCTGCTCGACTTTATCCACAGCCCCAGCCGTCTCAAGTACCCAGAGATGCGCAAGCCGGGCAGCAATGAGTGGGTGCGGGTCAGCTGGGATGAAGCACTGGACCGCGTCGCCGACTTGATGAAAAAGGACCGCGACGCCAACTTCATCGAGAAGAACGCCCAGGGGCAAACCGTCAACCGCTGGCTTACCACCGGTTTCCTCGCTGCCTCCGCCGCCTCCAGCGAGGCCGGCTACCTGACCCACAAGGTCGTCCGCGCAACAGGCATGCTGGGGTTCGACAACCAGGCACGTGTCTGACATGGCCCGACGGTGGCAAGTCTTGCCCCGACGTACGGCCGTGGCGCCATGACCAACCACTGGTCCGATATCGCCAACGCGAATCTGGTCCTGGTGATGGGTGGCAACGCAGCAGAAGCGCACCCGTGCGGCTTCAAATGGGTGACCGAAGCCAAGGCGCACAACCAGGCGCGGCTGATCGTGGTCGACCCGCGGTTTACCCGTACCGCTTCGGTGGCGGACTTCTACGCGCCGATCCGTACCGGTACCGACATCGCCTTCATGGGCGGGCTGATCAATTACCTGCTGAGCAACGACAAGATCCAGCACGAGTACGTGCGCAACTACACCGACGTGTCGTTCATCGTCAAAGAGAACTATGGCTTCGAGGACGGGCTGTTCAGCGGCTACGACGAGGCCAAGCGCGTGTATGCGGATAAGTCCGGCTGGGGTTACGAGCTGGGCGAGGACGGCTTCGCCAAGGTTGACCCGACCCTGCAGCACCCGCGCTGCGTGTTCCAGTTGATGAAGCAGCACTACAGCCGCTATACGCCGGAACTGGCGAGCATGACCTGCGGCATGCCGCAGGACGCCATGATGAAGGTCTGGGAAGAGATCGCCACTTGCTCGGTACCGGGCAAGACCATGACGATCCTCTATGCACTGGGCTGGACGCAGCATTCCATCGGCGCGCAGATCATCCGCAGTGCGGCCATGGTCCAGCTGCTGCTGGGCAACGTCGGTATGCCGGGCGGCGGGGTCAACGCCTTGCGCGGGCACTCCAACATCCAGGGCCTGACCGACCTCGGCCTGCTGTCCAACTCGCTGCCGGGCTACCTGACCCTGGCCGGCGACGCCGAGCAGGACTACGCGGCCTACATCGACAAGCGTGCGTCGAAGCCGCTGCGTCCAGGGCAACTGTCGTACTGGCAGAACTACGGCAAGTTCCACGTCAGCCTCATGAAGGCCTGGTACGGGCCAAACGCAACAGCAGAAAACAACTGGGGCTATGACTGGCTGCCCAAGCTCGACGTGCCGGCCTACGACGTGCTGCGCATGTTCGAGATGATGGGCCAGGGCAAGGTCAATGGCTACATGTGCCAGGGCTTCAACCCGATCGCCGCGCTGCCGGACAAGAACCGCGTCACGGCGGCCCTCGGCAAGCTCAAGTGGCTGGTGATCATGGACCCGCTGGCCACCGAAACCTCGGAGTTCTGGCGCAATGCCGGGCCGTTCAACGACGTCGACACGGCCAATATCCAGACCGAGGTGATCCGCCTGCCCACCACCTGTTTCGCCGAGGAGGACGGTTCGCTGGTCAACAGTAGCCGCTGGCTGCAGTGGCACTGGAAGGGCGCTGACGGCCCGGGCGAGACCCGTACCGACGTGCAGATCATGAGCGAGTTGTTCATTCGCCTGCGCAAGCGCTACCAGGCCGAGGGCGGCGCCTATCCCGACGCCATGATGAACATCCACTGGCCGTACAAGATCCCTGAAGAGCCATCGCCTGAGGAGCTGGCCAAGGAGATGAACGGCTGGGCAGTCACCGACCTCACCGACGCTACCGGTGCCACGCTCAAGGCCGGCCAGCAACTGTCGGGCTTCGGTCAGCTGAAGGACGACGGCAGTACCGCGTCCGGCTGCTGGATCTTCGCCGGCTGCTGGACCGAGCAGGGCAACCAGATGGCCCGCCGTGACAACAGCGACCCGTACGGCATGCACCAGGTGCAGAACTGGGCGTGGGCCTGGCCGGCCAACCGCCGCATTCTCTACAATCGTGCTTCCAGCGACCCGCAAGGCAAACCGTGGGACCCGGAGAAGAAGCGCCTGGTGTGGTGGAACGGCAAGGCCTGGACCGGCACCGACGTGCCCGACTTCAAGGTCGACTCGCCGCCCGAGGCAGGGATGAACCCGTTCATCATGAACCCCGAAGGCGTGGCGCGCTTCTTCGCCATCGACAAGATGGCCGAAGGCCCGTTCCCCGAGCACTACGAGCCGTTCGAGACGCCGATTGGCATCAACCCGCTGCACCCGCAGAACAAGAAGGCCACCAGCAACCCGGCCGGGCGGATCTTCGATTCGGTGTGGGACACCCTCGGCAAGCACGACGAGTTCCCCTATGCGGCGACCACCTACCGGCTGACCGAGCACTTCCACTTCTGGAGCAAGCACTGCCGCCTCAACGCCATCGCCCAGCCCGAGCAGTTCGTCGAGATCGGCGAGGTGCTGGCCAACGAGAAAGGCATCAAGGCCGGTGACCGGGTGCGGGTGTCGAGCAAGCGCGGGCACATCGATGCGGTGGCCGTGGTGACCAAGCGGATTCGCCCGCTGCAGGTCAACAACCAGACCGTCCACCAGATCGGCATCCCGCTGCACTGGGGCTTCACCGGGACCACGCGGCATGGCTACCTGACCAACACCCTGGTGCCGTTCCTCGGTGACGGTAATACCCAGACGCCGGAGTCCAAGTCGTTCCTCGTCAAAGTGGAGAAACTCTGA
- a CDS encoding MFS transporter yields the protein MHDTLNERMSSGETRAAGGLALVFAFRMLGMFMVLPVLATYGMDLAGATPALIGLAIGAYGLTQAVLQIPFGMISDRIGRRPVIYLGLVVFALGSLLAAQADSIWGVIAGRILQGAGAISAAVMALLSDLTREQHRTKAMAMIGMSIGLSFAVAMVVGPLLTSAFGLSGLFLATAGLALVGILLIAFVVPNTHSILQHRESGVARQAIGPTLRHPDLLRLDVGIFILHAILMASFVALPLAFVERGGLPKEQHWWVYLTALFISFFAMVPFIIYGEKKRKMKRVLAGAVSVLLLTEVFFWQWADGLRGLVIGTVVFFTAFNLLEASLPSLVSKVSPAGGKGTAMGVYSTSQFLGAALGGILGGWLFQHGGLNMVFLGCAILCAIWLVVALRMNEPPYVTSLRMPLTPEAVREAGLTERLMAVPGVTDAVVVADEAAIYIKLDTKILDRATLERLVNPASSACEA from the coding sequence ATGCACGACACCCTCAACGAGCGCATGAGCAGCGGCGAAACCCGCGCTGCTGGCGGCCTGGCCCTGGTCTTTGCCTTTCGTATGCTGGGCATGTTCATGGTCTTGCCGGTGCTGGCCACCTACGGCATGGACCTGGCCGGCGCCACGCCCGCGCTGATCGGCCTTGCCATTGGCGCCTATGGCCTGACCCAGGCAGTATTGCAGATCCCGTTCGGGATGATTTCCGACCGCATTGGCCGCCGCCCGGTGATTTACCTGGGGCTGGTGGTCTTTGCCCTGGGCAGCCTACTGGCGGCCCAGGCCGACTCCATCTGGGGCGTGATCGCCGGGCGAATCCTGCAGGGCGCCGGGGCGATTTCCGCGGCGGTCATGGCACTGCTGTCCGACCTGACCCGCGAGCAACACCGGACCAAGGCCATGGCCATGATCGGCATGAGCATCGGTTTGTCGTTCGCCGTTGCCATGGTCGTAGGCCCATTGCTGACAAGTGCCTTTGGTTTGTCAGGATTGTTCCTGGCCACTGCGGGACTTGCCCTGGTCGGTATCCTGCTGATCGCCTTTGTCGTGCCCAACACCCACAGCATCCTGCAGCACCGCGAATCCGGTGTGGCGCGCCAGGCCATCGGCCCGACCCTGCGCCATCCGGACCTTCTGCGCCTGGACGTGGGTATCTTCATCCTCCACGCCATCCTCATGGCCAGCTTCGTCGCACTGCCGCTGGCCTTCGTCGAGCGCGGCGGCCTGCCGAAAGAGCAGCACTGGTGGGTGTACCTGACCGCCTTGTTCATCTCATTTTTTGCAATGGTCCCGTTCATCATCTACGGCGAAAAAAAGCGCAAGATGAAACGTGTCCTGGCTGGTGCGGTCAGTGTCCTGCTGCTGACGGAAGTGTTCTTCTGGCAGTGGGCTGACGGTTTGCGCGGACTGGTGATTGGCACCGTGGTATTCTTTACCGCATTCAACCTGCTGGAGGCCTCGTTGCCTTCGCTGGTGAGCAAGGTGTCGCCTGCCGGTGGCAAGGGGACGGCGATGGGGGTGTACTCCACCAGCCAGTTCCTCGGTGCCGCCCTGGGAGGAATCCTGGGTGGCTGGCTGTTCCAGCACGGCGGGCTGAACATGGTGTTCCTCGGCTGCGCAATCTTGTGTGCCATCTGGTTGGTCGTCGCCTTGCGCATGAACGAGCCACCCTATGTGACCAGCCTGCGCATGCCGCTGACGCCAGAGGCAGTTCGGGAAGCCGGCTTGACCGAGCGCCTGATGGCCGTGCCGGGTGTGACCGACGCTGTGGTGGTGGCAGATGAAGCCGCCATCTATATCAAACTGGATACGAAAATTTTGGACCGTGCGACCCTCGAGCGACTGGTGAATCCAGCCTCTTCGGCGTGCGAAGCCTAG
- the rplQ gene encoding 50S ribosomal protein L17, which yields MRHRKSGRHLSRTSSHRKAMFQNMAVSLIEHELIKTTLPKAKELRRVAEPLITLAKEDSVANRRLAFDRTRSKSAVGKLFNDLGKRYATRQGGYLRILKCGFRAGDNAPMAYVELVDRPVGGAVEAAE from the coding sequence ATGCGTCATCGTAAAAGTGGACGTCACCTGAGCCGTACCAGCTCTCACCGCAAGGCTATGTTCCAGAACATGGCAGTGTCGCTGATCGAGCACGAGCTGATCAAAACCACCCTGCCGAAAGCCAAGGAACTGCGCCGCGTTGCCGAGCCGCTGATCACCCTGGCCAAGGAAGACAGCGTTGCTAACCGCCGTCTGGCCTTCGACCGTACCCGTTCGAAGTCCGCTGTTGGCAAACTGTTCAACGACCTGGGCAAGCGTTACGCCACCCGTCAGGGCGGCTACCTGCGCATCCTGAAGTGCGGTTTCCGCGCTGGCGACAACGCGCCTATGGCGTACGTCGAGCTGGTTGATCGTCCGGTCGGCGGTGCTGTAGAAGCTGCTGAGTAA
- the bfr gene encoding bacterioferritin, which produces MQGHPDVINYLVTLLKGELAARDQYFIHSRMYEDWGLSKLYERINHEMEEETQHADALMRRILMLEGTPDMRADDLEVGSTVPEMIEADLKLEYKVRGALCKGIELCELHKDYISRDILRAQLADTEEDHTYWLEKQQGLIKAIGLENYLQSQM; this is translated from the coding sequence ATGCAAGGTCACCCGGACGTAATCAACTACCTCGTCACGTTGCTGAAGGGCGAACTGGCCGCACGCGACCAGTACTTCATTCACTCGCGCATGTACGAAGACTGGGGCTTGTCCAAGCTCTACGAGCGTATCAACCACGAGATGGAAGAAGAGACGCAGCACGCCGATGCCCTGATGCGCCGTATCCTCATGCTCGAAGGCACTCCCGACATGCGTGCGGACGACCTGGAAGTGGGCAGCACCGTGCCAGAAATGATCGAAGCCGATTTGAAGCTCGAGTACAAGGTGCGTGGTGCACTGTGCAAAGGCATCGAGCTGTGCGAACTGCACAAGGACTACATCAGCCGCGACATCCTGCGCGCGCAGCTGGCCGATACCGAAGAAGATCACACCTACTGGCTGGAAAAGCAGCAGGGCCTGATCAAGGCCATTGGCCTGGAGAACTACCTGCAATCGCAGATGTAA